One Peromyscus leucopus breed LL Stock chromosome 4, UCI_PerLeu_2.1, whole genome shotgun sequence genomic region harbors:
- the Tank gene encoding TRAF family member-associated NF-kappa-B activator isoform X3 translates to MPTWSLQKTEEKCVLMCTMLENPSLFSVRRQEGSSGKDPSEDLSSPSHQERDNIEKTFWDLKEEFHRICLLAKAQKDHLSKLHIPDIATDTQCSVPIQCTDKTDQQAALFEPQAKDDINRGTPCIASVMPRGLGREEEDTSLESLSKFNVKFPPMDSDSTFLHSTPETPSILTPTISEAVCQDKFNMEVRDNPGNFGKTEETLFEIRGIDPITSAIQNLKTTDKTKSSTLRAPCLPAGEHNVFYVNTFPLQDPPGAPFPSLDSPGKAVRGPQQPFWKPFLNQDTDLVVLTGTDSERLKPQVCEFCQELFPPSVTSRGDFLRHLNSHFNGET, encoded by the exons GTCAGAAGACAAGAAGGTTCTTCTGGAAAAGACCCCTCAGAGGACCTCAGCAGCCCTTCACATCAGGAAAG GGATAATATAGAGAAGACTTTCTGGGACCTTAAGGAAGAATTTCATAGGATTTGCTTGCTGGCGAAAGCCCAGAAAGACCACTTAAGCAAACTTCACATACCAGACATTGCAACTG ACACACAGTGCTCTGTGCCTATCCAGTGCACTGATAAAACAGATCAACAAGCAGCACTGTTTGAGCCCCAGGCTAAAGATGATATAAACAGAGGGACGCCGTGTATCGCATCTGTTATGCCAAGAGGACTGGGCCGAGAAGAGGAGGACACCTCTTTGGAATCACTTTCTAAGTTCAATGTCAAGTTTCCACCTATGGACAGTGACTCTACTTTCTTacacagcactccagagacacCGAGCATCCTTACTCCTACCATATCTGAGGCAGTGTGCCAGGACAAATTTAatatggaagtcagagacaaCCCAGGAAACTTTGGTAAAACAGAGGAAACTCTATTTGAAATTCGGGGAATTGACCCCATAACTTCAGCTATACAGAACCTTAAAACAACTgacaaaacaaaatcctcaaCTCTTAGAGCTCCGTGTTTGCCAGCTGGAGAGCATAATGTGTTCTATGTAAATACATTCCCACTGCAGGACCCGCCTGGTGCACCTTTTCCCTCATTGGACTCCCCGGGAAAAGCTGTCCGAGGACCACAGCAG CCCTTTTGGAAGCCCTTTCTTAACCAAGACACTGACTTAGTGGTACTAACTGGTACAGACTCGGAACGCCTTAAACCTCAAGTGTGTGAATTCTGTCAAGAGCTTTTCCCACCGTCCGTTACATCCAGGGGGGATTTCCTACGGCATCTTAATTCACACTTTAATGGGGAGACTTAA